In Gimesia benthica, a single window of DNA contains:
- a CDS encoding cold-shock protein: protein MAEGTIKVVMQKGFGFIDTGTGKDLFFHSSNLEGIPFDQLQTGQRVSYTEGRGPKGPCAENVRPI from the coding sequence ATGGCTGAAGGCACGATCAAAGTGGTAATGCAGAAGGGCTTTGGATTTATCGATACTGGAACTGGCAAGGACCTGTTCTTCCACTCGTCGAATCTTGAAGGAATACCATTCGACCAGCTCCAGACCGGACAGCGAGTGTCGTACACTGAAGGACGTGGTCCCAAAGGACCGTGTGCCGAGAACGTGAGACCAATCTGA